A genomic window from Glycine soja cultivar W05 chromosome 10, ASM419377v2, whole genome shotgun sequence includes:
- the LOC114369276 gene encoding E3 ubiquitin protein ligase DRIP2-like produces the protein MKMKRLVKVKRDAIAACMTCPLCNKFLKEATAISLCLHTFCRKCIYDKIADEELENCPVCNIDLGIVPLEKMRPDNILQDLRNKIFPFKKRKEKAPVSVSSALLPARRKERSLSSLVVSTPRVCTQSTMTGRRTKPARKASGLQGSSFSIEKLIKKEEELLEDHQDNSCSPDTSNKSAKNGGQSLSPCKNSQSICNREPQNGAEPHEAKWDLWKTLNYLAEAASRSKPFKSNVQASDAKLESMKVTDSDAKVLKAKIKEKKRKAKVEDEKIITDHVSSDTAKPNKLRRVRPRKEPVFGESRISPQAVLDATDRNLLWNDSIWFSLAASENQEGDAPLPQIPSNYVRIKNGSIPVSFIQKLLMKKLGLNSEDEVEIKCMGHPVLPSLQVQNLVDSWLDMAASGHRIPATIGSSGKDFVMILTYGRKVLHP, from the exons atgaagatgaagaggttGGTGAAAGTGAAGAGGGATGCGATTGCAGCATGCATGACTTGCCCGCTCTGCAATAAGTTCCTCAAAGAAGCCACTGCTATTTCTCTTTGCCTTCATACGT TTTGCAGGAAGTGCATTTACGACAAAATTGCAGATGAAGAATTGGAAAATTGTCCAGTATGCAACATTGATTTGGGCATTGTTCCGCTCGAGAAAATGAG GCCAGATAACATTTTGCAAGATTTAAGGAACAAAATTTTccctttcaaaaaaagaaaggagaaggCACCTGTATCTGTCTCCTCAGCACTATTACCAGCTAGAAGAAAGGAGAGATCACTTTCATCTTTGGTTGTCAGCACTCCAAGGGTATGTACACAGTCAACCATGACAGGAAGAAGAACAAAACCTGCAAGAAAGGCTAGTGGCCTGCAGGGATCTAGTTTCTCCATTGAGAAGCTCattaaaaaagaagaggaattaCTGGAAGATCACCAAGATAATTCATGCTCGCCTGACACTTCAAACAAGTCTGCTAAGAATGGTGGGCAG AGTTTGTCACCTTGTAAAAATAGCCAATCCATATGCAATAGAGAACCACAGAATGGTGCTGAACCACACGAAGCAAAATGGGATCTTTGGAAAACTTTGAATTATTTAGCAGAGGCTGCAAGTAGGAGTAAGCCTTTTAAGTCTAATGTGCAAGCATCTGATGCTAAACTAGAATCCATGAAAGTGACTGACAGTGATGCTAAAGTGCTGAAAGccaaaattaaggaaaagaagCGCAAGGCAAAAGTCGAAGATGAAAAGATTATCACTGATCATGTCTCTTCTGATACAGCAAAACCCAACAAATTGCGAAGAGTTCGCCCAAGAAAGGAACCTGTTTTTGGAGAATCTAGAATATCACCTCAGGCTGTTCTGGATGCTACTGACAGAAATCTCTTATGGAATGATTCAATTTGGTTCTCCTTAGCAGCTTCTGAAAACCA GGAAGGAGATGCACCTTTACCGCAAATTCCTTCAAATTATGTAAGAATAAA GAATGGAAGCATACCTGTCTCGtttatccaaaaattattaatgaagAAACTAGGCCTGAATAGTGAGGATGAG GTTGAGATTAAATGCATGGGACATCCAGTGCTTCCTTCACTGCAGGTGCAAAACTTGGTTGACTCATGGCTTGATATGGCGGCTTCAGGACATAGAATTCCAGCAACCATTGGATCCTCGGGGAAAGATTTTGTCATGATCCTAACCTATGGTCGGAAGGTCCTACACCCTTGA
- the LOC114372425 gene encoding photosystem II reaction center W protein, chloroplastic-like, translating to MATISAAITTPSITRACLVQKRSLGFSSPVLGLPAMGKVGRVSCSMEEKPSSVKESSSSMLGMGASLMAAASAAAMSGPAMALVDERLSTEGTGLPFGLSNNLLGWILFGVFGLIWALYFVYTSSLEEDEESGLSL from the exons ATGGCAACCATCTCCGCTGCTATCACAACCCCATCGATCACCCGCGCATGTCTAGTGCAAAAACGTTCTCTTGGGTTCTCATCTCCCGTTCTTG GTTTGCCAGCAATGGGTAAGGTGGGAAGAGTGAGTTGCTCCATGGAGGAAAAGCCTTCTTCTGTGAAGGAAAGCAGCTCAAGCATGTTGGGGATGGGGGCATCTTTGATGGCAGCGGCCAGCGCCGCAGCCATGTCAGGCCCAGCCATGGCCTTGGTGGATGAGAGACTTAGCACTGAAGGAACCGGGCTACCCTTCGGCCTCAGCAACAACCTTCTCGGTTGGATCCTGTTCGGCGTCTTCGGACTCATCTGGGCTCTCTATTTTGTCTACACTTCCTCTCTTGAAGAGGATGAAGAGTCAGGACTGTCCCTTTAA
- the LOC114372423 gene encoding glutathione reductase, chloroplastic-like translates to MATSLSVSPSLSLNTLFFAKALPLSRPSLLSLPLPKSLLSLSTRRRTFAVRAESQNGADAVPAHYDFDLFTIGAGSGGVRAARFAANYGASVAICELPFSTISSETTGGVGGTCVIRGCVPKKLLVYASKFSHEFEESNGFGWRYDSEPKHDWSSLIANKNAELQRLTGIYKNILNNAGVKLIEGHGKIIDPHTVDVNGKLYSAKHILVTVGGRPFIPDIPGKEYAIDSDAALDLPTKPEKIAIVGGGYIALEFAGIFNGLKSEVHVFIRQKKVLRGFDEEIRDFVSEQMSVRGIEFHTEESPQAITKSADGSFSLKTNKGTVDGFSHIMFATGRRPNTQNLGLESVGVKIAKDGAIEVDEYSQTSVPSIWAVGDVTNRINLTPVALMEGGALVKTLFQDNPTKPDYRAVPSAVFSQPPIGQVGLTEEQAVQQYGDIDIFTANFRPLKATLSGLPDRVFMKLVVCAKTNEVLGLHMCGDDAPEIVQGFAVALKARLTKADFDATVGIHPSAAEEFVTMRTPTRKIRKSESSEGKSGSEAKTAAGV, encoded by the exons ATGGCGACATCGCTCTCCGTTTCgccatctctctctctcaacaCTCTCTTCTTCGCCAAAGCGCTTCCTCTATCTCGTCCCTcccttctctctctccctctccccaaatccctcctctctctctccacgCGCCGCCGCACCTTCGCCGTCCGCGCCGAATCCCAAAACGGCGCCGATGCCGTCCCCGCACACTACGACTTCGACCTCTTCACCATCGGCGCCGGCAGCGGCGGCGTCCGAGCCGCTCGCTTCGCTGCCAACTACGGCGCTTCCGTCGCCATCTGCGAGCTTCCTTTCTCCACTATCTCCTCCGAAACCACCGGAGGCGTCGGCGGAAC CTGTGTAATACGAGGATGTGTGCCAAAGAAGTTGCTGGTTTATGCTTCTAAATTTTCTCATGAATTTGAAGAAAGTAATGGTTTTGGATGGAGATATGACAGTGAGCCCAAGCATGATTGGAGTAGTTTGATAGCTAATAAAAATGCTGAGTTGCAGCGTCTTACTGGCATCTACAAGAATATTTTGAACAATGCTGGGGTCAAGCTGATTGAAGGCCATGGGAAG ATTATAGATCCTCACACAGTTGATGTTAATGGAAAGCTATATTCAGCCAAACACATTTTAGTTACCGTTGGAGGTCGCCCCTTCATTCCTGATATTCCTGGGAAGGAATATGCAATAGATTCAGATGCTGCCCTTGATTTACCAACAAAACCTGAGAAAATAGCCATTGTGGGTGGTGGTTACATTGCCTTGGAGTTTGCTGGTATCTTTAATGGTTTGAAAAGCGAGGTTCATGTATTTATACGGCAAAAGAAGGTTTTGCGGGGATTTGATGAAGAG ATTAGAGATTTTGTTTCAGAACAAATGTCTGTAAGAGGTATTGAATTCCATACCGAGGAGTCTCCCCAAGCTATCACAAAGTCAGCTGATGGCTCATTCTCTTTAAAGACCAACAAAGGTACAGTGGATGGTTTCTCTCATATTATGTTTGCTACAGGACGCAGACCTAATACTCag AACTTAGGCCTGGAGTCTGTTGGTGTGAAAATAGCTAAAGATGGAGCTATAGAG GTTGATGAATACTCTCAAACATCAGTTCCTTCAATTTGGGCAGTTGGAGATGTTACAAACAGGATAAATCTCACCCCAGTTGCTTTGATGGAGGGAGGGGCATTAGTAAAAACACTGTTTCAGGATAACCCAACAAAACCTGATTATAG AGCTGTTCCTTCTGCTGTATTTTCTCAACCACCAATTGGACAAGTTGGTCTTACTGAGGAACAG GCTGTACAACAATATGGAGATATTGACATCTTCACTGCAAATTTTAGGCCACTGAAAGCTACTCTCTCTGGGCTTCCAGACCgtgtttttatgaaattagtAGTCTGTGCAAAAACAAACGAAGTTCTAGGTTTGCATATGTGTGGAGACGATGCTCCTGAAATTGTGCAG GGGTTTGCAGTTGCTCTTAAAGCTCGCTTGACCAAGGCTGACTTTGATGCCACTGTAGGCATTCACCCAAGTGCCGCTGAGGAATTTGTTACCATGAGGACACCTACTAGGAAGATTCGAAAGAGTGAATCGTCTGAG GGAAAGTCGGGTTCTGAAGCAAAAACTGCAGCAGGGGTTTAA
- the LOC114372474 gene encoding probable galacturonosyltransferase 6 isoform X3 — MSKIRLCQRILLLSLFFLSVVAPLVFVSHRLNLLTLLGRREFLEDLYRATYRGDTLKLNAVEQIQEGADGLEEPNQVVYTEKDFASTISYYSEKNNDFKESGIAGYRTTTLERNGFNPDKGQRQGAQQNELSFMAQGRNIHDSQRMSEKNIQVTNKKVQEIKDQVILAKAYLKIAPPSSNLRLRDLEQLTREMELAVGEATQDSDLSTSALQKMRHMEASLSKVYRAFPDCSALGAKLHTMLRQAEEQVRSQRHQATYLVHLAARTAPKGLHCLSMRLTAEYFALRPEERKLPNENKIYHPDLYHYAVFSDNVLACAAVVNSTISTAKEQEKLVFHVLTKSLNLPAISMWFLINPPAKATVHILSIDNFEWSSKYNTYQENNSSYPRFTSELNYLHFYLPDIFPALNKIVLLDHDVVVQQDLSELWNINMKGNVIGAVGTCQEGKIPFYRIDMFINLSDPLIGKRFDANACTWAFGMNLFDLQQWRRHNLTAVYQNYVQMGLWNIGSLPLGWLTFYNKTELLDRQWHVLGLGYSSDVDRNEIEQASVIHYDGLRKPWLDIAMGRYKSYWTKFLNFDNIFLQQCNLQA; from the exons ATGAGCAAAATCCGTCTCTGCCAGAGGATTctcctcctctctctcttctttctctccgTCGTCGCTCCTCTCGTCTTCGTCTCTCACCGCCTCAACCTTCTCACTCTTCTCG GGAGAAGAGAGTTTCTCGAAGATTTATATCGCGCT ACATACAGGGGAGATACTTTGAAGTTAAATGCTGTAGAACAG ATTCAGGAAGGTGCTGACGGATTAGAAGAGCCAAATCAAGTTGTTTATACGGAAAAGGATTTTGCTTCAACAATTAGTTACTATTCAGAAAAGAATAATGATTTTAAGGAATCTGGAATTGCAGGTTACAGAACTACCACTTTGGAAAGAAATG GATTCAACCCAGATAAAGGACAACGCCAGGGAGCTCAGCAGAATGAATTATCCTTCATGGCTCAAGGTAGGAACATACATGATTCACAGAGAATGTCAGAGAAGAATATTCAAGTTACAAATAAGAAGGTTCAAGAGATTAAGGATCAAGTTATTTTAGCCAAAGCATACTTGAAAATTGCACCACCAAGCAGCAATTTACGCTTGAGGGATTTGGAGCAGCTAACGAGAGAGATGGAATTAGCAGTTGGAGAAGCCACCCAGGATTCGGATCTGTCAACGAG TGCTTTGCAGAAAATGAGACACATGGAGGCTTCCCTGTCTAAAGTCTATCGTGCTTTCCCAGACTGCTCTGCTCTGGGTGCTAAGCTTCATACAATGCTGCGTCAGGCTGAAGAGCAAGTCCGTTCTCAGAGACATCAAGCAACATATCTTGTTCATCTTGCTGCAAGGACTGCCCCAAAAGGCCTACACTGTCTTTCTATGCGGTTGACTGCAGAATACTTTGCCTTGAGGCCTGAGGAGAGAAAGCTtccaaatgaaaataaaatttatcaccCTGACCTTTATCATTATGCTGTCTTCTCTGACAATGTTCTGGCATGTGCAGCGGTTGTTAATTCTACTATCTCTACTGCCAAG GAACAGGAGAAACTTGTTTTCCATGTATTGACCAAATCACTCAACTTACCAGCAATCTCAATGTGGTTCTTAATAAATCCTCCTGCCAAAGCTACAGTCCACATACTGAGCATAGACAACTTTGAATGGTCGTCCAAGTACAATACCTACCAGGAAAATAATTCCAGCTATCCAAGATTCACTTCTGAACTGAACTACCTGCATTTCTACCTTCCAGACATTTTTCCTGCTTTAAATAAGATTGTACTTTTGGATCATGATGTGGTGGTGCAACAAGATCTCAGTGAACTATGGAATATCAATATGAAGGGAAACGTAATTGGAGCTGTTGGAACTTGTCAGGAAGGAAAAATCCCATTTTATAGGATTGATATGTTCATAAACTTGTCAGATCCATTAATTGGAAAGCGGTTTGATGCCAATGCTTGCACATGGGCATTTGGGATGAACTTGTTTGATTTGCAACAGTGGAGGAGACATAATTTAACTGCTGTCTATCAGAATTATGTGCAAATG GGTTTGTGGAACATTGGAAGTCTACCTTTAGGCTGGCTGACTTTCTATAATAAGACAGAGTTGTTGGATAGACAGTGGCATGTTCTTGGCCTTGGCTATAGTTCGGATGTTGATCGAAATGAGATTGAGCAGGCTTCCGTTATACACTATGATGGGCTTAGGAAGCCGTGGCTGGATATTGCAATGGGAAGATATAAAAGTTATTGGACCAAATTCTTGAATTTTGACAACATTTTTTTGCAACAGTGCAATCTCCAGGcatag
- the LOC114370340 gene encoding PRA1 family protein F4-like, with product MSFINPSPSSTSRAIAPSGFATRRPWEEFFALHSFTRPYTLGEASLRVKRNLGHFRVNYAMAVLLVVFLSLLWHPISLIVFLAVFTAWFFLYFFRDGPVVVLRHELDDRLVLAALTAVTVAALVLTGVWLNVVVALLVAAAAVAVHAALRSTDDLYVEELEVSDGGLVSVVGGSPTKRTGSTRI from the coding sequence ATGTCGTTCATTAACCCTTCACCCTCTTCCACCTCACGTGCAATCGCTCCCTCCGGCTTCGCCACGCGCCGGCCATGGGAGGAGTTCTTCGCGCTCCACTCGTTCACGCGCCCCTACACCCTCGGCGAGGCCTCGCTCCGCGTGAAGCGCAACCTCGGCCACTTCCGCGTGAACTACGCCATGGCCGTGCTCCTCGTCGTGTTCCTCAGCCTCCTCTGGCACCCTATCTCCCTCATCGTGTTCCTCGCCGTCTTCACCGCGTGGTTCTTCCTCTACTTCTTCCGCGACGGCCCCGTCGTCGTGCTCCGCCACGAGCTCGACGACCGCCTCGTCCTCGCGGCGCTCACCGCCGTCACCGTTGCGGCCCTCGTCCTCACCGGCGTCTGGCTCAACGTGGTGGTGGCGCTGCTCGTcgcagcggcggcggtggctgTGCATGCGGCGCTTCGGAGCACCGACGATTTGTACGTGGAGGAATTGGAAGTTTCCGATGGAGGTTTGGTTTCGGTTGTTGGTGGTAGCCCTACGAAACGAACAGGGTCCACTAGAATATAG
- the LOC114372474 gene encoding probable galacturonosyltransferase 6 isoform X2, with translation MSKIRLCQRILLLSLFFLSVVAPLVFVSHRLNLLTLLGRREFLEDLYRATYRGDTLKLNAVEQEGADGLEEPNQVVYTEKDFASTISYYSEKNNDFKESGIAGYRTTTLERNVSGFNPDKGQRQGAQQNELSFMAQGRNIHDSQRMSEKNIQVTNKKVQEIKDQVILAKAYLKIAPPSSNLRLRDLEQLTREMELAVGEATQDSDLSTSALQKMRHMEASLSKVYRAFPDCSALGAKLHTMLRQAEEQVRSQRHQATYLVHLAARTAPKGLHCLSMRLTAEYFALRPEERKLPNENKIYHPDLYHYAVFSDNVLACAAVVNSTISTAKEQEKLVFHVLTKSLNLPAISMWFLINPPAKATVHILSIDNFEWSSKYNTYQENNSSYPRFTSELNYLHFYLPDIFPALNKIVLLDHDVVVQQDLSELWNINMKGNVIGAVGTCQEGKIPFYRIDMFINLSDPLIGKRFDANACTWAFGMNLFDLQQWRRHNLTAVYQNYVQMGLWNIGSLPLGWLTFYNKTELLDRQWHVLGLGYSSDVDRNEIEQASVIHYDGLRKPWLDIAMGRYKSYWTKFLNFDNIFLQQCNLQA, from the exons ATGAGCAAAATCCGTCTCTGCCAGAGGATTctcctcctctctctcttctttctctccgTCGTCGCTCCTCTCGTCTTCGTCTCTCACCGCCTCAACCTTCTCACTCTTCTCG GGAGAAGAGAGTTTCTCGAAGATTTATATCGCGCT ACATACAGGGGAGATACTTTGAAGTTAAATGCTGTAGAACAG GAAGGTGCTGACGGATTAGAAGAGCCAAATCAAGTTGTTTATACGGAAAAGGATTTTGCTTCAACAATTAGTTACTATTCAGAAAAGAATAATGATTTTAAGGAATCTGGAATTGCAGGTTACAGAACTACCACTTTGGAAAGAAATG TTTCAGGATTCAACCCAGATAAAGGACAACGCCAGGGAGCTCAGCAGAATGAATTATCCTTCATGGCTCAAGGTAGGAACATACATGATTCACAGAGAATGTCAGAGAAGAATATTCAAGTTACAAATAAGAAGGTTCAAGAGATTAAGGATCAAGTTATTTTAGCCAAAGCATACTTGAAAATTGCACCACCAAGCAGCAATTTACGCTTGAGGGATTTGGAGCAGCTAACGAGAGAGATGGAATTAGCAGTTGGAGAAGCCACCCAGGATTCGGATCTGTCAACGAG TGCTTTGCAGAAAATGAGACACATGGAGGCTTCCCTGTCTAAAGTCTATCGTGCTTTCCCAGACTGCTCTGCTCTGGGTGCTAAGCTTCATACAATGCTGCGTCAGGCTGAAGAGCAAGTCCGTTCTCAGAGACATCAAGCAACATATCTTGTTCATCTTGCTGCAAGGACTGCCCCAAAAGGCCTACACTGTCTTTCTATGCGGTTGACTGCAGAATACTTTGCCTTGAGGCCTGAGGAGAGAAAGCTtccaaatgaaaataaaatttatcaccCTGACCTTTATCATTATGCTGTCTTCTCTGACAATGTTCTGGCATGTGCAGCGGTTGTTAATTCTACTATCTCTACTGCCAAG GAACAGGAGAAACTTGTTTTCCATGTATTGACCAAATCACTCAACTTACCAGCAATCTCAATGTGGTTCTTAATAAATCCTCCTGCCAAAGCTACAGTCCACATACTGAGCATAGACAACTTTGAATGGTCGTCCAAGTACAATACCTACCAGGAAAATAATTCCAGCTATCCAAGATTCACTTCTGAACTGAACTACCTGCATTTCTACCTTCCAGACATTTTTCCTGCTTTAAATAAGATTGTACTTTTGGATCATGATGTGGTGGTGCAACAAGATCTCAGTGAACTATGGAATATCAATATGAAGGGAAACGTAATTGGAGCTGTTGGAACTTGTCAGGAAGGAAAAATCCCATTTTATAGGATTGATATGTTCATAAACTTGTCAGATCCATTAATTGGAAAGCGGTTTGATGCCAATGCTTGCACATGGGCATTTGGGATGAACTTGTTTGATTTGCAACAGTGGAGGAGACATAATTTAACTGCTGTCTATCAGAATTATGTGCAAATG GGTTTGTGGAACATTGGAAGTCTACCTTTAGGCTGGCTGACTTTCTATAATAAGACAGAGTTGTTGGATAGACAGTGGCATGTTCTTGGCCTTGGCTATAGTTCGGATGTTGATCGAAATGAGATTGAGCAGGCTTCCGTTATACACTATGATGGGCTTAGGAAGCCGTGGCTGGATATTGCAATGGGAAGATATAAAAGTTATTGGACCAAATTCTTGAATTTTGACAACATTTTTTTGCAACAGTGCAATCTCCAGGcatag
- the LOC114372474 gene encoding probable galacturonosyltransferase 6 isoform X1, with protein MSKIRLCQRILLLSLFFLSVVAPLVFVSHRLNLLTLLGRREFLEDLYRATYRGDTLKLNAVEQIQEGADGLEEPNQVVYTEKDFASTISYYSEKNNDFKESGIAGYRTTTLERNVSGFNPDKGQRQGAQQNELSFMAQGRNIHDSQRMSEKNIQVTNKKVQEIKDQVILAKAYLKIAPPSSNLRLRDLEQLTREMELAVGEATQDSDLSTSALQKMRHMEASLSKVYRAFPDCSALGAKLHTMLRQAEEQVRSQRHQATYLVHLAARTAPKGLHCLSMRLTAEYFALRPEERKLPNENKIYHPDLYHYAVFSDNVLACAAVVNSTISTAKEQEKLVFHVLTKSLNLPAISMWFLINPPAKATVHILSIDNFEWSSKYNTYQENNSSYPRFTSELNYLHFYLPDIFPALNKIVLLDHDVVVQQDLSELWNINMKGNVIGAVGTCQEGKIPFYRIDMFINLSDPLIGKRFDANACTWAFGMNLFDLQQWRRHNLTAVYQNYVQMGLWNIGSLPLGWLTFYNKTELLDRQWHVLGLGYSSDVDRNEIEQASVIHYDGLRKPWLDIAMGRYKSYWTKFLNFDNIFLQQCNLQA; from the exons ATGAGCAAAATCCGTCTCTGCCAGAGGATTctcctcctctctctcttctttctctccgTCGTCGCTCCTCTCGTCTTCGTCTCTCACCGCCTCAACCTTCTCACTCTTCTCG GGAGAAGAGAGTTTCTCGAAGATTTATATCGCGCT ACATACAGGGGAGATACTTTGAAGTTAAATGCTGTAGAACAG ATTCAGGAAGGTGCTGACGGATTAGAAGAGCCAAATCAAGTTGTTTATACGGAAAAGGATTTTGCTTCAACAATTAGTTACTATTCAGAAAAGAATAATGATTTTAAGGAATCTGGAATTGCAGGTTACAGAACTACCACTTTGGAAAGAAATG TTTCAGGATTCAACCCAGATAAAGGACAACGCCAGGGAGCTCAGCAGAATGAATTATCCTTCATGGCTCAAGGTAGGAACATACATGATTCACAGAGAATGTCAGAGAAGAATATTCAAGTTACAAATAAGAAGGTTCAAGAGATTAAGGATCAAGTTATTTTAGCCAAAGCATACTTGAAAATTGCACCACCAAGCAGCAATTTACGCTTGAGGGATTTGGAGCAGCTAACGAGAGAGATGGAATTAGCAGTTGGAGAAGCCACCCAGGATTCGGATCTGTCAACGAG TGCTTTGCAGAAAATGAGACACATGGAGGCTTCCCTGTCTAAAGTCTATCGTGCTTTCCCAGACTGCTCTGCTCTGGGTGCTAAGCTTCATACAATGCTGCGTCAGGCTGAAGAGCAAGTCCGTTCTCAGAGACATCAAGCAACATATCTTGTTCATCTTGCTGCAAGGACTGCCCCAAAAGGCCTACACTGTCTTTCTATGCGGTTGACTGCAGAATACTTTGCCTTGAGGCCTGAGGAGAGAAAGCTtccaaatgaaaataaaatttatcaccCTGACCTTTATCATTATGCTGTCTTCTCTGACAATGTTCTGGCATGTGCAGCGGTTGTTAATTCTACTATCTCTACTGCCAAG GAACAGGAGAAACTTGTTTTCCATGTATTGACCAAATCACTCAACTTACCAGCAATCTCAATGTGGTTCTTAATAAATCCTCCTGCCAAAGCTACAGTCCACATACTGAGCATAGACAACTTTGAATGGTCGTCCAAGTACAATACCTACCAGGAAAATAATTCCAGCTATCCAAGATTCACTTCTGAACTGAACTACCTGCATTTCTACCTTCCAGACATTTTTCCTGCTTTAAATAAGATTGTACTTTTGGATCATGATGTGGTGGTGCAACAAGATCTCAGTGAACTATGGAATATCAATATGAAGGGAAACGTAATTGGAGCTGTTGGAACTTGTCAGGAAGGAAAAATCCCATTTTATAGGATTGATATGTTCATAAACTTGTCAGATCCATTAATTGGAAAGCGGTTTGATGCCAATGCTTGCACATGGGCATTTGGGATGAACTTGTTTGATTTGCAACAGTGGAGGAGACATAATTTAACTGCTGTCTATCAGAATTATGTGCAAATG GGTTTGTGGAACATTGGAAGTCTACCTTTAGGCTGGCTGACTTTCTATAATAAGACAGAGTTGTTGGATAGACAGTGGCATGTTCTTGGCCTTGGCTATAGTTCGGATGTTGATCGAAATGAGATTGAGCAGGCTTCCGTTATACACTATGATGGGCTTAGGAAGCCGTGGCTGGATATTGCAATGGGAAGATATAAAAGTTATTGGACCAAATTCTTGAATTTTGACAACATTTTTTTGCAACAGTGCAATCTCCAGGcatag
- the LOC114370959 gene encoding GABA transporter 1-like: MEESGKGTWKHAAFHVATTIATPAAYAPLPFALASLGWPLGVTSLVSATLVTWYSSFLIASLWKWNGEKHLTYRHLAHSIFGFWGYWSIAFFQQVASLGNNIAIQIAAGSSLKAVYKHYHENGTLTLQHFIIFFGIFELLLSQLPDIHSLRWVNALCTFSTIGFAGTTIGVTIYNGKKIDRSSVTYSLQGSSASKSFKAFNALGTIAFSFGDAMLPEIQNTLREPAKRNMYKSISAAYTVIVLTYWQLAFSGYWAFGSEVQPYILASLSIPEWTVVMANLFAAIQISGCFQIYCRPTYAYFQETGSQSNKSTSQFSLRNRLARLIFTSIYMVLVTLIAAAMPFFGDFVSICGAIGFTPLDFVFPALAYLKAGRTTNNSKHGLLMRPLNILIATWFSIVAVLGCIGAVRFIVVDIKNYKFFHDM; encoded by the exons ATGGAGGAAAGTGGTAAAGGAACATGGAAGCACGCTGCTTTCCATGTTGCCACCACTATTGCCACCCCTGCTGCTTATGCCCCTTTGCCCTTCGCTCTTGCTTCTCTCGGTTGGCCTCTTG GTGTGACTAGTCTGGTGAGTGCAACACTAGTCACCTGGTACTCTAGCTTTTTGATCGCTTCGCTGTGGAAATGGAACGGGGAGAAGCACCTTACCTATAGACATCTTGCACATAGTATTTTCG GATTCTGGGGGTACTGGTCTATTGCCTTTTTTCAGCAGGTAGCTTCTTTGGGAAATAACATTGCCATCCAAATTGCAGCTGGCAGCAGCCTTAAG GCAGTTTACAAGCACTATCATGAGAATGGAACATTGACCCTGCAAcactttattattttctttggaATCTTTGAACTACTTCTCTCTCAGCTTCCGGATATTCACTCACTGAGATGGGTAAATGCCTTGTGTACTTTCAGCACAATTGGTTTTGCTGGTACAACCATTGGTGTTACCATTTACAATG GGAAGAAGATTGATAGGTCATCAGTAACTTATAGCTTGCAGGGTAGTTCTGCTTCTAAGTCCTTCAAAGCATTTAATGCCCTTGGGACCATTGCCTTTTCATTTGGTGATGCAATGCTTCCAGAAATACAG AATACGTTGAGAGAACCTGCAAAGAGGAATATGTACAAAAGCATATCAGCAGCATATACTGTCATTGTTTTGACCTACTGGCAATTGGCCTTCTCTGGATACTGGGCTTTCGGATCAGAAGTCCAACCTTATATTTTAGCTTCATTGTCTATCCCAGAATGGACTGTTGTTATGGCTAATTTATTTGCAGCGATTCAAATATCAGGATGCTTTCAG ATATACTGCAGGCCAACATATGcctattttcaggaaactgggtCCCAGTCCAACAAATCTACTAGCCAATTTTCCCTTAGAAATCGCCTGGCACGACTTATTTTTACTTCCATATACATGGTTCTTGTTACTCTTATTGCTGCAGCTATGCCCTTTTTTGGAGATTTTGTGTCCATCTGTGGGGCAATCGGGTTCACTCCTTTGGACTTTGTGTTCCCCGCTTTAGCATACCTTAAGGCTGGAAGAACGACCAATAACTCCAAACATGGCCTTTTGATGCgaccattaaatattttaatagctACCTGGTTTTCAATTGTTGCTGTCTTGGGTTGCATTGGTGCAGTCAGATTCATAGTGGTAGATATCAAGAACTACAAGTTCTTCCATGATATGTGA